A genomic window from Pseudonocardia broussonetiae includes:
- a CDS encoding HipA family kinase has protein sequence MHDPVTALRHVTALRYVTPLREGGSLPGLMEADDLGTYVVKFHGAGQGPRVLVAEVVAGELARGLGLPVPELVTVELDPALGASEPDQEVQELLRASPGLNLGLDFLPGALDLDPAAFALDPAFAGRVLWFDALIGNVDRSWRNPNMLFWHGGPYLIDHGASLTFHHNWPGAEAWVRRPYAAADHVLLGAAPDVDAADAELAPLVTDALLARAAGAVPSVWLEGGPGPEAYVAQLRERFEARDAWLPGVREAVASRVDRPVTRAANPPAWLTRRRGGA, from the coding sequence GTGCACGACCCCGTCACCGCGCTGCGGCACGTCACGGCGCTGCGCTACGTCACTCCGCTCCGGGAGGGCGGGTCGCTCCCGGGGCTGATGGAGGCCGACGACCTCGGCACCTACGTCGTGAAGTTCCACGGCGCGGGGCAGGGGCCGCGGGTGCTGGTGGCCGAGGTCGTCGCCGGGGAGCTGGCGCGCGGGCTCGGGCTGCCGGTGCCGGAGCTCGTCACGGTCGAGCTGGACCCGGCGCTCGGGGCGTCGGAGCCCGACCAGGAGGTCCAGGAGCTGCTCCGGGCGAGCCCGGGGCTCAACCTCGGCCTCGACTTCCTGCCCGGCGCGCTCGACCTCGACCCCGCCGCGTTCGCGCTGGACCCTGCGTTCGCCGGGCGGGTCCTGTGGTTCGACGCGCTGATCGGCAACGTCGACCGCTCGTGGCGCAACCCGAACATGCTGTTCTGGCACGGCGGGCCCTACCTCATCGACCACGGGGCGTCGCTGACGTTCCACCACAACTGGCCGGGTGCGGAGGCGTGGGTGCGACGGCCCTACGCGGCGGCCGACCACGTGCTGCTGGGTGCGGCGCCCGACGTCGACGCCGCCGACGCCGAGCTCGCGCCGCTCGTCACCGACGCGCTGCTGGCGCGGGCGGCCGGTGCGGTGCCGTCGGTCTGGCTCGAGGGCGGGCCCGGGCCGGAGGCCTACGTGGCGCAGCTGCGGGAGCGGTTCGAGGCCCGGGACGCGTGGTTGCCGGGGGTGCGCGAGGCGGTGGCGTCGCGCGTCGACCGGCCGGTGACGCGGGCGGCGAACCCGCCGGCCTGGCTCACGCGCCGACGGGGCGGGGCATGA
- a CDS encoding DUF3037 domain-containing protein yields MRHPYEYAVLRVVPRVERGEAINAGVLLYCRALDHLGAAVHLDPARLAALDPAADADAIARSLDAVAALCAEVDTEAARYAGPAGEEDRGRRFRRLTAPKSTVVQAGPVHTGLTEDPAADLTRLLALLVHPPTP; encoded by the coding sequence ATGAGGCACCCCTACGAGTACGCGGTGCTGCGGGTCGTGCCGCGGGTGGAGCGCGGGGAGGCGATCAACGCGGGGGTGCTGCTGTACTGCCGGGCGCTGGACCACCTCGGCGCCGCCGTGCACCTCGACCCCGCCCGCCTCGCCGCCCTGGATCCCGCCGCCGACGCCGACGCGATCGCCCGCTCGCTCGACGCGGTGGCGGCGCTGTGCGCGGAGGTCGACACGGAGGCCGCCCGGTACGCCGGGCCGGCGGGGGAGGAGGACCGGGGCCGCCGGTTCCGGCGGCTGACGGCCCCGAAGAGCACGGTGGTGCAGGCGGGGCCGGTGCACACGGGACTGACGGAGGACCCGGCGGCCGACCTCACCCGCCTCCTGGCCCTCCTGGTCCACCCGCCGACCCCCTGA
- a CDS encoding SRPBCC family protein produces MSQDRILQVSGTIAAPPEKAFALLADPARHPELDGAGMVRGLDSGGPVTAVGDEFVMRMNQDGIGDYAMRSEVTDYEPGRRIAWAPSIHPPGSLAHVIGEIDPSGHTYGWELEPTADGGTRVTHTYDWSGVADEGALGLYPRVTEEQMSASIAKLGEAAR; encoded by the coding sequence ATGAGCCAGGACCGCATCCTGCAGGTCAGCGGCACGATCGCCGCCCCTCCGGAGAAGGCGTTCGCGCTGCTCGCGGACCCGGCGAGGCACCCGGAGCTCGACGGTGCGGGCATGGTCCGCGGCCTCGACTCCGGCGGCCCGGTCACCGCGGTCGGCGACGAGTTCGTGATGAGGATGAACCAGGACGGCATCGGCGACTACGCGATGCGCAGTGAGGTCACCGACTACGAGCCCGGCCGCCGCATCGCGTGGGCGCCGTCGATCCACCCGCCCGGCTCGCTGGCCCACGTCATCGGTGAGATCGACCCGAGCGGCCACACCTACGGGTGGGAGCTCGAGCCCACCGCCGACGGCGGCACCCGCGTCACCCACACCTACGACTGGAGCGGCGTCGCCGACGAGGGTGCGCTCGGCCTGTACCCGCGGGTGACGGAGGAGCAGATGTCGGCGAGCATCGCGAAGCTGGGCGAGGCCGCCCGCTGA
- a CDS encoding phosphotransferase family protein encodes MTIDAVPAAPLAEWFRTAVPGVADGPLTVTRISGGHSNLTYRIADEAGSTWALRRPPTGMVLATAHDMGREWRFITALAPTPVPVAEPVALCTDADVIGAEFYVMGFVEGDVLGDEESGHRLAPDARRAAGLDAIDVLADLHAVDPDEVGLSDLRRPGSYLERQLRRWHRQVHASAVPDLDVVDAVHDRLAERAAALPPSDVRIAHGDFRLGNLAVGPDGTVRSVFDWELATLGDPLADLGWIIASWGRPGDRVPATLSGPSLVDGWADREELVARYAERSGRDVSDLDFYVAFARWRSACIGAGVYSRYAGGVMGDDHRDDLAVRLQVIRTQAAAALEALDG; translated from the coding sequence ATGACGATCGACGCCGTGCCCGCCGCCCCGCTCGCCGAGTGGTTCCGGACCGCGGTGCCGGGGGTCGCCGACGGTCCGCTGACGGTCACGCGGATCTCCGGCGGGCACTCCAACCTCACCTACCGCATCGCCGACGAGGCGGGCTCGACGTGGGCGCTGCGCCGCCCGCCGACCGGCATGGTGCTCGCCACGGCGCACGACATGGGTCGCGAGTGGCGCTTCATCACCGCCCTCGCTCCGACGCCCGTGCCGGTCGCCGAACCCGTCGCCCTCTGCACGGACGCCGACGTCATCGGCGCCGAGTTCTACGTCATGGGCTTCGTCGAGGGTGACGTGCTCGGCGACGAGGAGTCCGGCCACCGCCTCGCCCCCGACGCCCGGCGCGCCGCGGGCCTGGACGCGATCGACGTCCTCGCGGACCTGCACGCCGTCGACCCGGACGAGGTCGGGCTGTCGGACCTGCGTCGCCCCGGCAGCTACCTCGAGCGCCAGCTCCGGCGCTGGCACCGGCAGGTGCACGCGTCGGCGGTGCCGGACCTCGACGTCGTCGACGCCGTGCACGACCGCCTCGCCGAGCGCGCCGCCGCCCTGCCGCCGTCGGACGTGCGGATCGCCCACGGCGACTTCCGCCTGGGCAACCTCGCCGTCGGCCCGGACGGCACCGTCCGCTCCGTCTTCGACTGGGAGCTCGCGACGCTCGGCGACCCGCTGGCCGACCTCGGCTGGATCATCGCGTCCTGGGGGCGGCCCGGCGACCGCGTCCCGGCGACGCTGTCGGGCCCGAGCCTGGTCGACGGCTGGGCCGACCGCGAGGAGCTCGTCGCCCGCTACGCGGAGCGCTCCGGCCGGGACGTCTCGGATCTCGACTTCTACGTCGCCTTCGCCCGCTGGCGCTCGGCCTGCATCGGCGCGGGCGTGTACAGCCGCTACGCCGGGGGCGTCATGGGCGACGACCACCGCGACGACCTCGCCGTCCGCCTCCAGGTCATCCGCACGCAGGCGGCCGCCGCGCTCGAGGCGCTGGACGGCTGA
- a CDS encoding cupin domain-containing protein, giving the protein MPVVRHTDARRTTTPNATMTTHASPTQGGSAQLAVWTVEMTPGAAGPPHTFDVEQVWTVLDGRARADVDDEHHDLGPGDVLVLPADSVRRVHAVDAFRAVVAAPAGARATPVDGEPVLPPWIA; this is encoded by the coding sequence GTGCCCGTCGTCCGCCACACCGACGCCCGCCGCACCACCACCCCGAACGCCACGATGACCACCCACGCCTCCCCCACCCAGGGCGGCAGCGCCCAGCTCGCCGTGTGGACCGTCGAGATGACGCCCGGCGCCGCCGGCCCGCCGCACACCTTCGATGTCGAGCAGGTCTGGACCGTCCTCGACGGCCGCGCCCGCGCCGACGTCGACGACGAGCACCACGACCTCGGCCCCGGCGACGTGCTCGTCCTGCCGGCCGACTCCGTGCGGCGGGTGCACGCCGTCGACGCGTTCCGCGCGGTCGTCGCCGCTCCGGCCGGGGCCCGCGCGACCCCCGTCGACGGCGAGCCCGTGCTGCCGCCGTGGATCGCGTGA
- a CDS encoding MarR family winged helix-turn-helix transcriptional regulator yields the protein MSSEPGALPLLLLQGFRVLIDGLHAELARQGHPDVRPVHGFVLQAVGDGCSTVEVGRRLGVTKQAAAKHVETLEALGYVRREADPRDARARTVRRTERGEDCLARSARILDDLRAGWADALGPGRVDDLERDLRVVTADAPLRVDVPGWLGL from the coding sequence GTGTCAAGTGAGCCGGGAGCGCTGCCGCTGCTGCTGCTGCAGGGGTTCCGGGTGCTGATCGACGGGCTGCACGCGGAGCTGGCCCGGCAGGGGCACCCCGACGTGCGGCCGGTGCACGGGTTCGTGCTGCAGGCCGTCGGTGACGGGTGCTCGACCGTGGAGGTCGGGCGGCGGCTCGGCGTCACGAAGCAGGCGGCGGCCAAGCACGTCGAGACGCTGGAGGCGCTGGGCTACGTCCGGCGCGAGGCCGATCCCCGCGACGCCCGCGCCCGCACGGTCCGGCGGACGGAGCGGGGGGAGGACTGCCTGGCGCGGTCCGCCCGGATCCTCGACGACCTGCGGGCGGGGTGGGCGGACGCGCTGGGTCCCGGCCGGGTCGACGACCTGGAGCGCGACCTGCGGGTGGTGACCGCGGACGCCCCGCTGCGGGTGGACGTGCCGGGGTGGTTGGGGCTCTGA
- a CDS encoding PPOX class F420-dependent oxidoreductase, with amino-acid sequence MTSPAALADAQFVQLTTFRRDGTGVPTAVWVVPLPGGELGVWTPSGSGKVKRIRRSGDVTLAVCDRRGTPSGPAVPATARILDAAGVRTVRDAVRRKYGLLGRVLTAISQRRGAGPAGLAITLTA; translated from the coding sequence ATGACCTCCCCGGCGGCGCTCGCCGACGCGCAGTTCGTCCAGCTCACGACGTTCCGCCGCGACGGCACCGGCGTCCCGACCGCGGTCTGGGTCGTACCGCTGCCCGGCGGCGAGCTGGGGGTGTGGACGCCGTCGGGGAGCGGCAAGGTCAAGCGCATCCGGCGGTCCGGGGACGTGACGCTGGCGGTGTGCGACCGCCGGGGCACCCCCTCGGGCCCCGCGGTCCCCGCGACGGCCCGCATCCTCGACGCGGCCGGGGTGCGGACCGTGCGGGACGCGGTGCGGCGGAAGTACGGCCTGCTGGGGCGGGTGCTGACGGCCATCAGCCAGCGCCGGGGCGCCGGGCCCGCAGGCCTGGCGATCACCCTCACCGCCTGA
- a CDS encoding cytochrome P450, whose protein sequence is MVVRQAIRWGLRHGMIRRAVEQRVKAGDPTARLMVDPAVIADPFGHYDELRTRGALVDNGIVLNTARHDVATAILRSPDCGVVGGPSGRAPAALRALVRAGGRGPLGPVTPPSMLSVDAPDHTRYRKLVTRAFSAKAVAALRSRTEEIAAGLLDDMHGPHADLIDDYAALLPATVIAEMLGAPVEMRRQFLEWGAGGALSLDAGLSWSEFRRSESDLTALSEWMHGHFEHIRRNPGDNILSALVHAHSAEGRLTDDELTSIAMLLLAAGFETTVNLIGNGTALLTEHPDQLARLQEDPSLWPRAVDEVLRLDSPVQRTGRIALRDTTVAGAPLRTGQVVVIMLGGANRDPAVFGDPERFDVGRANAGDHIAFSSGIHYCLGAGLARMEGEVGLRALFDRFPGLTPTAPPHRRPTRVLRGYDAMPVRLTPATVDA, encoded by the coding sequence ATGGTGGTCCGTCAGGCGATCCGCTGGGGGCTGCGTCACGGCATGATCCGCCGTGCCGTCGAGCAGCGCGTGAAGGCCGGTGACCCGACCGCGCGGCTGATGGTCGACCCGGCCGTGATCGCCGACCCCTTCGGCCACTACGACGAGCTGCGCACCCGCGGCGCGCTCGTCGACAACGGCATCGTGCTCAACACCGCGCGCCACGACGTCGCCACCGCGATCCTGCGCAGCCCCGACTGCGGGGTCGTCGGCGGGCCGAGCGGGCGCGCGCCGGCCGCGCTGCGGGCGCTGGTGCGCGCCGGGGGCCGGGGGCCGCTGGGGCCGGTCACGCCGCCGTCGATGCTGTCGGTCGACGCGCCCGACCACACCCGCTACCGCAAGCTCGTCACGCGCGCGTTCAGCGCGAAGGCCGTCGCCGCGCTGCGCAGCCGCACCGAGGAGATCGCTGCGGGCCTGCTCGACGACATGCACGGCCCGCACGCCGACCTGATCGACGACTACGCCGCCCTGCTGCCCGCCACCGTCATCGCCGAGATGCTCGGGGCGCCGGTCGAGATGCGCCGGCAGTTCCTGGAGTGGGGTGCGGGCGGGGCGCTCTCGCTCGACGCCGGGCTGTCGTGGTCGGAGTTCCGGCGCTCGGAGAGCGACCTCACCGCGCTCTCGGAGTGGATGCACGGCCACTTCGAGCACATCCGCCGCAACCCCGGCGACAACATTCTCTCCGCGCTCGTGCACGCGCACAGCGCGGAGGGCCGGCTCACCGACGACGAGCTGACCTCGATCGCGATGCTGCTGCTCGCCGCGGGCTTCGAGACCACCGTCAACCTGATCGGCAACGGCACCGCGCTGCTGACCGAGCACCCCGACCAGCTCGCCCGGCTGCAGGAGGACCCGTCACTGTGGCCCCGGGCCGTCGACGAGGTGCTGCGCCTGGACTCCCCCGTGCAGCGCACCGGCCGCATCGCCCTGCGCGACACCACCGTGGCCGGGGCGCCGCTGCGCACCGGGCAGGTCGTGGTGATCATGCTCGGCGGGGCCAACCGCGACCCGGCCGTCTTCGGTGACCCCGAGCGCTTCGACGTCGGCCGCGCCAACGCAGGCGACCACATCGCCTTCTCCAGCGGCATCCACTACTGCCTGGGTGCCGGCCTCGCGCGGATGGAGGGCGAGGTGGGGCTGCGGGCGCTGTTCGACCGCTTCCCCGGGCTCACCCCGACCGCCCCGCCGCACCGCCGACCCACCCGCGTGCTGCGCGGCTACGACGCGATGCCGGTGCGCCTGACCCCCGCTACCGTCGACGCATGA
- a CDS encoding metallophosphoesterase family protein has translation MKLWAVSDLHVRHRDNRAIAEEIRPESADDWLVVAGDVAEQVDDVVRTLAVLRRRFARVIWVPGNHELWTRTKDPVPLRGVARYERLVAECRALGVDTPEDPFPVWTGPDGPVVVAPLFLLFDYSFLPEGATTSAEGLEIAYAAGVVCTDEHLLHPDPYPSREAWCAARVEESRRRLDALDPALPTVLVNHWPLTRLPTRVLRYPEFALWCGTTATADWHVRYRAQAVVYGHLHIPRVTVEDGVPFREVSLGYPREWRARAERRGHGDPVPRQVLPAPATLPDPGTTTTSPARRPAR, from the coding sequence GTGAAGCTGTGGGCGGTCAGCGATCTGCACGTGCGCCACCGGGACAACCGGGCGATCGCCGAGGAGATCCGGCCGGAGTCCGCCGACGACTGGCTGGTCGTGGCCGGCGACGTCGCCGAGCAGGTCGACGACGTCGTGCGCACCCTCGCGGTGCTGCGCCGCCGCTTCGCGCGCGTGATCTGGGTGCCGGGCAACCACGAGCTCTGGACGCGGACGAAGGACCCGGTGCCGCTGCGCGGGGTCGCGCGCTACGAGCGGCTGGTCGCGGAGTGCCGCGCGCTCGGCGTCGACACGCCGGAGGACCCGTTCCCGGTGTGGACGGGGCCGGACGGGCCGGTCGTCGTCGCCCCGCTGTTCCTGCTCTTCGACTACTCGTTCCTGCCCGAGGGTGCGACGACGTCGGCGGAGGGGCTGGAGATCGCCTACGCGGCCGGGGTGGTCTGCACCGACGAGCACCTGCTGCACCCCGACCCGTACCCGAGCCGGGAGGCGTGGTGCGCGGCGCGGGTGGAGGAGTCGCGGCGCCGGCTCGACGCGCTCGACCCGGCCCTGCCGACGGTGCTGGTCAACCACTGGCCGCTGACCCGCCTGCCGACCCGCGTGCTGCGCTACCCCGAGTTCGCGCTGTGGTGCGGCACCACCGCCACCGCCGACTGGCACGTCCGCTACCGCGCGCAGGCCGTCGTATACGGGCACCTGCACATCCCGCGCGTCACGGTCGAGGACGGTGTCCCGTTCCGGGAGGTGTCCCTGGGCTACCCCCGGGAGTGGCGGGCCCGGGCCGAGCGCCGAGGGCACGGGGACCCGGTGCCGCGCCAGGTCCTGCCGGCACCCGCGACCCTCCCGGATCCCGGAACCACCACCACGTCGCCAGCCAGGCGACCGGCCCGGTGA
- a CDS encoding type B 50S ribosomal protein L31 codes for MRPNIHPTYGPVVYQDQSTGDRFLTRSTATSRETTVWTDGNTYPLVTIDVTAYSHPFWTGGARVLDAAGQVEKFNRRYGKRRA; via the coding sequence GTGCGACCGAACATCCACCCCACCTACGGTCCCGTCGTCTACCAGGACCAGTCGACCGGCGACCGCTTCCTCACCCGCTCGACCGCGACCTCCCGCGAGACGACGGTCTGGACCGACGGGAACACCTACCCGCTCGTCACGATCGACGTCACCGCGTACTCCCACCCGTTCTGGACGGGCGGCGCGCGCGTGCTCGACGCGGCGGGGCAGGTCGAGAAGTTCAACCGGCGCTACGGGAAGCGCCGCGCCTGA
- a CDS encoding SMP-30/gluconolactonase/LRE family protein: MTVATPASDEVCTLGEGPVWDGPRERLLWVDIVEGAVLEGRIDGNAVHVTGRHAFDSTVGAVAVRADGGLLVAERQVLTSVDPDGRRTEVARVLPAARRSRLNDGAVDPGGRFLVGSLAQDDRTGEEVLVRLDGDAVVPLDTDLDLSNGLAWSPAGDRLYSIDTIPGTIWEREYDPATGAVGERRVLCTVEGSPDGMCVDADGRLWIALYEGGRVECRTPDGEVTGHVELDAPHPTCVAFAGPDLDLLVITTARQGMSDAELAAHPDSGRLHVARPGARGLPTSYWEPAGRGGMGS, translated from the coding sequence GTGACCGTCGCGACTCCGGCCTCCGACGAGGTCTGCACGCTGGGTGAGGGCCCCGTCTGGGACGGGCCGCGCGAGCGGCTGCTCTGGGTGGACATCGTCGAGGGCGCGGTGCTGGAGGGCCGGATCGACGGCAACGCCGTGCACGTCACGGGCCGGCACGCGTTCGACTCGACGGTCGGCGCGGTCGCCGTCCGCGCCGACGGCGGGCTGCTCGTCGCGGAGCGCCAGGTGCTCACCTCCGTCGATCCCGACGGGCGGCGCACCGAGGTCGCGCGCGTCCTGCCCGCCGCGCGGCGCAGCCGGCTCAACGACGGCGCCGTCGACCCCGGCGGCCGGTTCCTCGTCGGCAGCCTCGCCCAGGACGACCGCACCGGCGAGGAGGTCCTCGTCCGCCTCGACGGCGACGCGGTCGTCCCGCTCGACACCGACCTCGACCTGTCCAACGGCCTGGCCTGGAGCCCCGCGGGCGACCGGCTCTACAGCATCGACACGATCCCGGGGACGATCTGGGAGCGCGAGTACGACCCGGCGACGGGCGCGGTGGGGGAGCGGCGCGTGCTGTGCACCGTCGAGGGCTCGCCCGACGGGATGTGCGTCGACGCCGACGGCCGGCTGTGGATCGCGCTCTACGAGGGCGGGCGGGTCGAGTGCCGCACCCCGGACGGGGAGGTCACCGGTCACGTCGAGCTCGACGCCCCGCACCCGACGTGCGTCGCCTTCGCCGGGCCCGACCTCGACCTGCTGGTGATCACGACCGCCCGCCAGGGCATGTCCGACGCCGAGCTCGCCGCCCACCCGGACTCTGGGCGCCTGCACGTCGCCCGGCCGGGGGCGCGCGGGCTGCCCACCTCGTACTGGGAACCGGCCGGGCGTGGTGGGATGGGGTCGTGA
- a CDS encoding GntR family transcriptional regulator yields MTGARSLDRARHDPLWSQLLADLRRRLEAGEFADAFPGELALVGEYGVSRHTVREALRRLRDEGTVVAGRGRSPRLAAPTEIRQPLGALYSLFSSVEAAGLSQRSVVRTLEVRADGVIAARLGLEESTPLVFLERLRMAGTAPLAVDRVWLPHAIAAPLLDVDFTHTALYTELAQTCGVTLTAGREDIRAVVPSEAERDLLAVGPDVAAFAIERLGLVGPDAVEWRHTLVRGDRFTVTADFSTRGGYRLGLAR; encoded by the coding sequence GTGACCGGAGCGCGTTCCCTCGACCGCGCCCGCCACGACCCGTTGTGGTCCCAGCTCCTGGCCGACCTGCGGCGCCGCCTGGAGGCCGGCGAGTTCGCCGACGCGTTCCCCGGCGAGCTCGCGCTCGTCGGCGAGTACGGCGTCAGCCGGCACACCGTGCGCGAGGCGCTGCGCCGCCTGCGCGACGAGGGCACGGTCGTCGCCGGGCGCGGGCGCTCGCCCCGGCTGGCCGCGCCGACCGAGATCCGCCAGCCGCTCGGCGCGCTCTACAGCCTGTTCTCCTCGGTCGAGGCGGCCGGGCTGAGCCAGCGCAGCGTCGTGCGGACCCTCGAGGTGCGCGCCGACGGGGTGATCGCGGCGCGGCTGGGGCTGGAGGAGTCGACGCCGCTGGTGTTCCTGGAGCGGCTGCGGATGGCCGGCACCGCGCCGCTCGCCGTCGACCGCGTCTGGCTGCCGCACGCGATCGCCGCGCCCCTGCTCGACGTCGACTTCACCCACACCGCGCTCTACACCGAGCTCGCGCAGACCTGCGGCGTCACGCTCACCGCCGGGCGCGAGGACATCCGCGCGGTCGTGCCCAGCGAGGCCGAGCGCGACCTGCTCGCCGTCGGCCCGGACGTCGCCGCGTTCGCGATCGAGCGGCTCGGGCTCGTCGGCCCCGACGCCGTGGAGTGGCGGCACACGCTGGTGCGGGGCGACCGCTTCACCGTCACCGCCGACTTCTCCACCCGCGGCGGCTACCGGCTGGGCCTCGCCCGCTGA
- a CDS encoding MFS transporter gives MLSPSGLRRVLVVLCATEIVSWGILYYAFPVLASSITADTGWSLPTVTAAFSTGLVVSALAGIPAGRVLDRHGPRVVMTTGSLLGVPALVGIATAPTLPWFFASWALAGLAMAGTLYPPAFAALTRWWGPRRVTALTAVTLLAGFASAVFAPLTAALVEASDWRRTYLVLAVVLAVTTVPAHLFGLRGPWPRPDPEEESAGADPGAIARSRPFVLAVLAVGLGSFTAFAVIVNQVPLLVERGLTTGEAAWALGLGGLGQTAGRLGYGWLVRSFSVRGRGVVILLAVAATTALMAVVPGPTALLVAVAVLAGTARGVLTLFQATAVSDRWGATHYGRLGGILSAPVVLATALAPWAGAALADVLGGYPAVFVVLAAVALVAAGCALGSVPRR, from the coding sequence GTGCTCTCCCCGTCCGGCCTGCGCCGGGTGCTCGTCGTGCTGTGCGCCACCGAGATCGTGAGCTGGGGGATCCTCTACTACGCCTTCCCGGTGCTGGCGTCGTCGATCACGGCCGACACCGGCTGGTCGCTCCCGACGGTCACCGCGGCGTTCTCGACGGGCCTGGTCGTGTCGGCGCTCGCCGGGATCCCGGCCGGGCGGGTGCTCGACCGGCACGGCCCCCGCGTCGTGATGACGACGGGCTCGCTGCTCGGCGTGCCCGCGCTGGTCGGGATCGCGACCGCGCCGACGCTGCCGTGGTTCTTCGCGTCCTGGGCACTGGCCGGGCTGGCGATGGCCGGCACGCTCTACCCGCCCGCGTTCGCGGCGCTGACCCGCTGGTGGGGGCCGCGCCGGGTCACCGCGCTGACGGCCGTCACGCTGCTGGCGGGGTTCGCCAGCGCGGTCTTCGCACCGCTCACGGCCGCGCTCGTCGAGGCGTCGGACTGGCGGCGGACCTACCTCGTCCTGGCCGTCGTGCTCGCCGTGACGACCGTCCCGGCGCACCTGTTCGGGCTGCGTGGGCCCTGGCCCCGCCCCGACCCCGAGGAGGAGTCGGCGGGCGCGGACCCGGGCGCGATCGCCCGCAGCCGCCCGTTCGTGCTCGCGGTCCTCGCCGTCGGGCTGGGGTCGTTCACGGCGTTCGCGGTGATCGTCAACCAGGTGCCGCTGCTGGTCGAGCGGGGGCTGACCACCGGTGAGGCCGCGTGGGCGCTGGGGCTGGGCGGGCTCGGGCAGACCGCGGGACGCCTGGGCTACGGGTGGCTCGTCCGCTCGTTCTCGGTGCGCGGGCGCGGGGTCGTCATCCTGCTGGCGGTGGCGGCGACGACCGCGCTCATGGCGGTCGTGCCCGGGCCGACGGCGCTGCTCGTGGCCGTCGCGGTGCTGGCCGGCACGGCCCGCGGCGTGCTCACGCTGTTCCAGGCGACGGCCGTCAGCGACCGCTGGGGCGCCACGCACTACGGGCGCCTGGGCGGGATCCTCTCGGCCCCGGTGGTGCTCGCGACGGCGCTGGCGCCGTGGGCCGGGGCCGCGCTGGCCGACGTGCTCGGCGGCTACCCGGCGGTGTTCGTCGTCCTGGCGGCGGTGGCGCTGGTGGCCGCGGGGTGCGCGCTGGGCAGCGTGCCGCGCCGGTAG
- the bluB gene encoding 5,6-dimethylbenzimidazole synthase → MSRDLYDVIARRRDVRTEFVDAPLEEDVLWRVLDAAHRAPSVGLTQPWDFVVVRDRAVRARFAAHVEEQRREFAAGLDDERAATFGPITVQGILGAAAGIVVTCDPDRGGPHVLGAATVPDTVLFSTCLAVQNLWLAATAEGLGVGWVSFYREPFLRELVGAPEGVRPVAWLCVGPVSHLEEVPDLERHRWRARRPLAEAVHRERFGSPSA, encoded by the coding sequence GTGTCCCGCGACCTGTACGACGTGATCGCCCGCCGCCGCGACGTCCGCACCGAGTTCGTCGACGCCCCGCTGGAGGAGGACGTGCTGTGGCGGGTCCTCGACGCCGCGCACCGCGCCCCGAGCGTCGGCCTGACGCAGCCCTGGGACTTCGTGGTCGTGCGCGACCGCGCCGTGCGCGCCCGGTTCGCCGCGCACGTCGAGGAGCAGCGGCGGGAGTTCGCCGCCGGCCTGGACGACGAGCGCGCCGCCACCTTCGGGCCGATCACCGTGCAGGGGATCCTCGGCGCGGCCGCCGGGATCGTCGTCACCTGCGACCCCGACCGCGGCGGCCCGCACGTGCTGGGCGCCGCGACCGTGCCCGACACCGTCCTGTTCTCGACGTGCCTGGCCGTGCAGAACCTGTGGCTCGCGGCGACGGCCGAGGGGCTGGGCGTCGGCTGGGTGTCGTTCTACCGGGAGCCGTTCCTGCGCGAGCTGGTCGGCGCGCCCGAGGGCGTGCGGCCCGTGGCGTGGCTGTGCGTCGGCCCGGTCAGCCACCTCGAGGAGGTGCCGGACCTGGAGCGCCACCGCTGGCGCGCCCGGAGGCCGCTCGCCGAGGCGGTGCACCGGGAGCGGTTCGGGTCGCCGTCGGCGTGA
- a CDS encoding MarR family winged helix-turn-helix transcriptional regulator, with protein MTEDPIDALAREFMLVGRHHLSPARIPGALDRSAYVVLSRLEAGGPLTARGIADALNLEISTVTRQVGAMRRAGLVERTPDPDGGPAHLLRPTAAGLRRLAADRAAYRSGIGTVLADWSDHDVDELNRLLRRLNEDIEQRQSGLWPRPPAPDRAASR; from the coding sequence GTGACGGAGGACCCAATCGACGCGCTCGCGCGCGAGTTCATGCTCGTCGGCCGCCACCACCTCTCCCCCGCCCGGATCCCCGGCGCGCTCGACCGCTCGGCCTACGTCGTCCTCAGCCGCCTCGAGGCCGGCGGCCCGCTCACCGCCCGCGGCATCGCCGACGCGCTCAACCTGGAGATCTCCACCGTCACCCGGCAGGTCGGGGCAATGCGCCGCGCCGGGCTGGTGGAGCGCACGCCCGACCCCGACGGCGGCCCGGCGCACCTGCTGCGCCCCACCGCCGCCGGCCTGCGCCGCCTCGCCGCCGACCGTGCGGCCTACCGCAGCGGGATCGGCACGGTCCTGGCCGACTGGTCCGACCACGACGTCGACGAGCTCAACCGCCTGCTCCGCCGCCTCAACGAGGACATCGAGCAGCGGCAGTCCGGGCTCTGGCCGCGCCCGCCCGCGCCGGACCGCGCCGCCTCACGCTGA